DNA sequence from the Terriglobia bacterium genome:
CGGTCGGCACGGCAAGAACCGCCGCGAACGTCCCGTTGTCCCCCGGGAACGTGGAGAATCCCATGTAGCCGAGATCCCCCCGCGGGCCGAGGAGCCACGGGCCGTCCGGCAACCCGCTTCCACGCCGCAGCCGGTAGTAGCGACTGTAATAGATCACGCCGCATTCGCTCCGCCTGGGCCCCGGGACCGCGCGGCCCCGCTGCTCGAGCCAGCCGTGCATCGGAGAGCGGCGCCCCATGGCGTCGACGGCGGCCTCGACGTCGATCGCGCGCCCGTCCACCTCGACGCCTCCGACCCCGTCGCCCTCGAGCCGGACACCGCTCACCGGGACGCCCGAATGGACCTCGATGCCGGATTGCGCCAGGACGGCCCTCCGCAGGCCCCACTCGATGAGCGGCCTGCGCACGGCCATGTACTGGAGCACGGCGTCCGCCGGCTCGGCCGTGCCGGGCAGCTTCCGGCTGACGTCGACGTCGTAGGCTCCTTCCCGGATCAGCGACGCGTGGACGTCCCCGAAGTGCTCCACCAATTCCTGTCGGCCACGCGGTATGAACGCGTGCGGCTGCAGGAAGTGGGGAATCCCCTTGCGCTCCCACGCGAAGGCCTGGCCGGAAGCGGATGCGTGCACCGGGTCCCGCTCGATCAGAACGACGCGATGACCGTCGCGAGCCAGGGCGAGCGATGCGGCGAGCCCCGCCGTGCCGGCACCGAGTACGGCGATCTTCCGCTTCCGCATCATCGCGCACCAGATTAAGCCACCTGGCGCCTCTGCCGCACACCTCCCCGCCTCGCCCCTCCTACCCCGACTCACACCGAGCGGAAGGCGGACACGATCGGGATCGGCCCGGCGCGCTAGATCGCGGCGATCTTCCACTCGCCGCGCGCGGTGCGCTCGAAGAAGATCCACTTCGGCCGCAGGCCGTCGCGCGAGGCGTGGATGGACCAGAAGGGGCCGACCTCGCCGTCGACCTCGATGCGGGTGAATGCGCTCACGGTCGTCCGCATCTCCTCGAGGGGGAACGACTCGGCGTCGCCGCCGAACCGCACCAGGGCGGACGACGTGAGGCAGGCGGCGGCGGCGGCGCGATCGCCGCGCCCGATCGCGGAGACGAAGGCTCGCCAGGTGCTCTCCGGGGACGCGAATCGACCGCTCGGCGCGTGAAGCGCGCCGCCGGCGTCGCCGGGGAGACGGTCGGCTCCGGCCGGCTCGATGACGCTCCATTCCCGCGGCCGGGGCGCGGGGTCCGCGACCGGCGCCGGGGGCACGCCGGCCGGTGCACCCCGCTCGGCCGTCGACGCCAGCGGCTTCGACGGCGCCGGTGCGACGACCTTCCGGTGCTTGGGCTCGGGGCACGGTTCGTCCTGATAGAGCACGTTCCCGTCGGGGTCCTTGCACTCATGGATCTTCGGCTCCTCCGTCGGGGATGCGAGGACGCCAAGCGCCGAGAGCGAGCCGAAGGCGGCCAGCAGGACGTGCGGAACGTGTTTCATCGCGCAACCTCTACGAGAATGTAGGCTCCGGCCGATCCTGCCGCCGGTGCCTTCTTGGTCCTTTTAGCTTCTTTTTCTTGACGTCACCGGCGGCAAGGGGTA
Encoded proteins:
- a CDS encoding FAD-dependent oxidoreductase; protein product: MRKRKIAVLGAGTAGLAASLALARDGHRVVLIERDPVHASASGQAFAWERKGIPHFLQPHAFIPRGRQELVEHFGDVHASLIREGAYDVDVSRKLPGTAEPADAVLQYMAVRRPLIEWGLRRAVLAQSGIEVHSGVPVSGVRLEGDGVGGVEVDGRAIDVEAAVDAMGRRSPMHGWLEQRGRAVPGPRRSECGVIYYSRYYRLRRGSGLPDGPWLLGPRGDLGYMGFSTFPGDNGTFAAVLAVPTGAPELKILMHEAAFEAAVARIPALRTWANPELAEAITPVLPMGGLQNTINVTDDAQPGGLFPVADALCHTDPVLAHGLSFSLIHAVEVARALRAHDDLGDAFAAYRNAVMPTLLERHEFATALDEQRHRMWTGGPVDFARRDADYALFSVMAAGVAAMADAEVFRVFVRRLGLLDSTRVLDEDERLKGRIEDTFRELLQKPRPAPGPSRGEMLSVARAALDDR
- a CDS encoding DUF4124 domain-containing protein; its protein translation is MKHVPHVLLAAFGSLSALGVLASPTEEPKIHECKDPDGNVLYQDEPCPEPKHRKVVAPAPSKPLASTAERGAPAGVPPAPVADPAPRPREWSVIEPAGADRLPGDAGGALHAPSGRFASPESTWRAFVSAIGRGDRAAAAACLTSSALVRFGGDAESFPLEEMRTTVSAFTRIEVDGEVGPFWSIHASRDGLRPKWIFFERTARGEWKIAAI